One part of the Phaenicophaeus curvirostris isolate KB17595 chromosome 2, BPBGC_Pcur_1.0, whole genome shotgun sequence genome encodes these proteins:
- the LOC138717342 gene encoding LOW QUALITY PROTEIN: melanin-concentrating hormone receptor 2-like (The sequence of the model RefSeq protein was modified relative to this genomic sequence to represent the inferred CDS: inserted 5 bases in 4 codons; substituted 2 bases at 2 genomic stop codons) encodes MPIIVCFRSLALVQPFCLTXLRTRSKAIXVNLYLWVASXILMFPVWTYSKVIKFKDGLDSCAFGLTSPDVLWYMVCLTVTTXFFPLPSIFVCCILILCYTWKVYQQNKKARRCTTIIHRQEAMSLTKMVFALVSVFIRHCPFNEIQFVNLQFSQPILTFYISYCVSICFSHTSSSVLYILYILHSGNFXKCLQQCTDMEVRMVEWDVNVIKNTLKXSF; translated from the exons ATGCCTATTATTGTTTGTTTCAG GTCACTGGCTCTTGTCCAGCCATTTTGCCTAA ACCTGAGAACAAGATCAAAGGCAATTTGAGTCAATTTATATTTATGGGTAGCGT CTATTCTGATGTTCCCTGTGTGGACCTACTCAAAAGTAATAAAGTTCAAAGACGGTTTGGATAGCTGTGCTTTTGGTCTAACCTCACCTGATGTTCTCTG gtatatGGTTTGTCTTACtgtaacaa tttttttccctttaccaTCGATCTTCGtttgttgcattttaattttatgttacACATGGAAGGTATATcagcaaaacaagaaagcaagaag GTGCACCACTATTATCCACAGGCAAGAAGCTATGAGCCTCACTAAGATGGTGTTTGCTCTGGTCAGTGTGTTTATTAGGCACTGCCCATTCAATGAGATCCAGTTTGTGAATCTCCAGTTTTCTCAGCCAATTCTGACCTTCTACATAAGCTACTGTGTCTCCATCTGCTTCAGCCACACCAGCAGCAGCGTCCTCTACATTCTCTACATCCTGCATAGTGGGAACTT CAAGTGTCTCCAGCAGTGCACAGACATGGAAGTCAGGATGGTAGAATGGGATGTCAATGTCATCAAAAACACTCTCAAGTAAAGTTTTTGA